Proteins co-encoded in one Kribbella solani genomic window:
- a CDS encoding RNA polymerase sigma factor produces MTSALEDQLRELAPRVLGALVRRYGHFDTAEDAVQEALLAAAQQWPTDGVPESPRGWLITVASRRLTDLLRREQSRQRREERVARWALQGEPVADTDDTLVLLFMCCHPALSPASQIALTLRAVGGLTTTEIARAFLVPEATMTRRITRAKTAVREDGSRFTLPADREERLGAVLHVVYLIFNEGYTTTTGPSLQRVELAAEAIRLARLLHRLLPDDPEVSGLLALLLLTDARRPARTGPHGELVPMAEQDRARWIPELIKEGVDLITATLPHGPIGPYQLQAAIAAVHDESPSAEETDWPQIVALYEVLLQLTDNPMIALNHVVAVAMSRGPAEGLALLDSLENDDRIAKDHRVPAVRAHLLEMSGDRAAARTAYEQAASRTTSLPQQRYLHTRASRL; encoded by the coding sequence ATGACCAGCGCTCTCGAGGACCAGCTGCGGGAGTTGGCGCCGCGAGTGCTCGGTGCGCTGGTCCGGCGGTACGGGCATTTCGACACGGCTGAGGACGCGGTGCAGGAGGCGTTGCTGGCGGCGGCTCAGCAGTGGCCAACCGACGGCGTGCCGGAGAGCCCACGGGGTTGGTTGATCACGGTGGCTTCCCGCCGGCTGACGGATCTGCTGCGGCGGGAGCAGTCACGGCAGCGGCGGGAGGAGCGGGTCGCGCGGTGGGCGTTGCAGGGCGAGCCGGTCGCGGACACCGACGACACCTTGGTCCTGCTGTTCATGTGCTGTCATCCGGCGCTGTCGCCGGCATCACAGATCGCGTTGACGTTGCGGGCGGTGGGCGGTCTCACCACCACGGAGATCGCCCGCGCCTTTCTGGTGCCGGAGGCAACGATGACCCGGCGGATCACCCGGGCCAAGACAGCAGTGCGGGAAGACGGCTCCCGGTTCACCCTGCCGGCCGACCGCGAGGAGCGGCTGGGCGCGGTGCTGCACGTGGTGTATCTGATCTTCAACGAGGGTTACACGACGACCACGGGCCCGAGCCTGCAACGGGTCGAGCTGGCCGCCGAGGCGATCCGGCTGGCTCGGCTGCTGCATCGCCTGTTGCCGGACGATCCCGAAGTCTCCGGTCTGCTGGCGTTGCTCCTGCTCACCGATGCCCGCCGGCCCGCGCGGACCGGACCTCACGGTGAGCTGGTTCCGATGGCAGAGCAGGACCGCGCCCGGTGGATTCCCGAGCTGATCAAGGAAGGAGTAGATCTGATCACCGCCACGCTGCCGCACGGACCGATCGGCCCATACCAGCTGCAGGCCGCGATCGCTGCCGTACATGACGAATCTCCGTCCGCCGAGGAAACCGACTGGCCCCAGATCGTCGCCCTCTACGAAGTGCTGCTGCAGTTGACCGACAACCCGATGATTGCCCTCAACCACGTCGTGGCCGTGGCGATGTCTCGCGGTCCGGCCGAGGGCCTCGCGTTACTCGATTCGCTGGAAAACGACGACAGAATCGCCAAGGACCACCGGGTCCCGGCGGTCCGGGCACACCTGCTCGAAATGTCCGGTGACCGCGCCGCCGCCCGCACCGCCTACGAACAGGCCGCAAGCCGCACGACCAGCCTCCCTCAACAGCGCTACCTCCACACCCGGGCCAGCCGCCTATGA
- a CDS encoding thiamine-phosphate kinase, with the protein MTETLGSTGEFGLIAAVTKGLSTSADVLVGPGDDAAVMAVPDGRMVITTDLLIEGRHFRQDWSSAYDVGRKAAAQNLSDVAAMGARPTALVVGFGAPAELPTAWALELNQGLVDECELVGASIIGGDTVQADKIVVSVTAFGSLDGRAPVLRSGARPGDEVAYAGRLGWAEAGWTVLARGFRSPRAVVEAHRRPQPPYAEGPRAALAGASSMCDVSDGLLSDLGHIAAASQVIIDIHTKALTVPEPLQAVAAATGVEALKFVLTGGEDHALVGTFEPADVPEGWTVIGSVAEGNEERPAGTVTVDGAPYAADTGHAHFRS; encoded by the coding sequence GTGACAGAGACGTTGGGGAGCACGGGTGAGTTCGGCCTGATCGCGGCCGTCACCAAGGGGCTGTCCACAAGTGCGGACGTCCTGGTCGGGCCTGGTGACGACGCTGCCGTGATGGCGGTGCCGGACGGCCGGATGGTGATCACCACCGACCTGCTGATCGAGGGCCGGCACTTCCGCCAGGACTGGTCGTCGGCGTACGACGTGGGCCGCAAGGCCGCCGCGCAGAACCTGTCCGACGTGGCCGCGATGGGCGCCCGTCCGACGGCGCTCGTGGTCGGTTTCGGCGCGCCCGCCGAGCTGCCGACCGCCTGGGCGCTGGAGCTGAACCAGGGTCTGGTCGACGAGTGCGAGCTGGTCGGCGCGAGCATCATCGGCGGCGACACGGTCCAGGCGGACAAGATCGTCGTGTCGGTCACCGCGTTCGGTTCGCTGGACGGCCGGGCACCGGTGCTGCGGTCCGGCGCCCGCCCAGGCGACGAGGTCGCGTACGCCGGACGGCTCGGTTGGGCCGAAGCGGGCTGGACGGTGCTCGCCCGTGGATTCCGCTCGCCGCGGGCCGTCGTCGAGGCACACCGCCGCCCGCAGCCGCCGTACGCGGAAGGGCCGCGGGCCGCGCTCGCCGGAGCGTCCTCGATGTGCGACGTCAGCGACGGCCTGCTGTCCGACCTCGGTCACATCGCGGCGGCGAGTCAGGTGATCATCGACATCCACACCAAGGCGCTGACGGTGCCGGAGCCGTTGCAGGCGGTGGCCGCCGCGACCGGTGTGGAAGCGCTGAAGTTCGTCCTCACCGGCGGCGAGGACCACGCGCTGGTCGGTACGTTCGAGCCGGCCGACGTGCCGGAGGGCTGGACCGTCATCGGCTCGGTTGCCGAGGGCAACGAGGAACGCCCGGCCGGGACCGTGACCGTGGACGGCGCGCCGTATGCTGCGGACACCGGACACGCCCATTTCAGGAGTTGA
- a CDS encoding Lrp/AsnC family transcriptional regulator, which produces MVQAYILIQTEVGRAADVAAQIAEVQGVTLAEDVTGPYDVIVRAEARNVDELGKLVVARVQNVPGITRTLTCPVVHI; this is translated from the coding sequence GTGGTCCAGGCCTACATCCTGATCCAGACCGAGGTCGGCCGGGCGGCCGACGTCGCCGCGCAGATCGCCGAGGTGCAGGGCGTCACCCTGGCCGAGGACGTCACCGGTCCGTACGACGTGATCGTCCGCGCCGAGGCCCGCAATGTCGACGAGCTGGGCAAACTGGTGGTCGCCCGGGTCCAGAACGTTCCCGGTATCACCCGTACGCTGACCTGCCCCGTCGTCCACATCTGA
- a CDS encoding HAD-IA family hydrolase, with protein sequence MEIRDIRAVLFDMDGTLVDSDAVVDRSWSRWAGEYGLSAAEVVAVAHGNPGAATIARFLPDATPAERAAAWARVFDLEVSDVEGVVATPGAVELIGTLERIGLPWAVYTSAPAQLAKIRLTAAGIAPPVLVTIDDVDHGKPDPEGYLGAAGILGVPAERCLVVEDTVVGQTAGQAAGALTAGLKGIAADLELPDLRQLDGLFKGLE encoded by the coding sequence ATGGAGATCCGGGACATCCGCGCGGTGCTGTTCGACATGGATGGGACGTTGGTCGACTCCGATGCGGTCGTCGACCGGAGTTGGAGTCGGTGGGCGGGTGAGTACGGGCTGTCCGCGGCGGAGGTGGTGGCGGTCGCGCACGGTAACCCGGGGGCGGCGACGATCGCGCGGTTCCTGCCGGACGCGACGCCGGCCGAGCGGGCCGCGGCGTGGGCGCGGGTGTTCGACTTGGAGGTCAGTGACGTCGAGGGTGTGGTGGCGACGCCGGGCGCGGTGGAGCTGATCGGGACGCTCGAACGGATCGGCCTGCCGTGGGCCGTCTACACGAGTGCGCCGGCGCAGCTCGCGAAGATCCGGCTGACCGCCGCCGGGATCGCGCCGCCGGTCCTCGTCACCATCGACGACGTCGACCACGGAAAGCCCGATCCGGAGGGCTACCTGGGGGCCGCGGGCATTCTCGGCGTACCGGCGGAGCGCTGCCTGGTGGTCGAGGACACCGTCGTCGGTCAGACCGCCGGGCAGGCGGCCGGCGCGCTGACGGCCGGGCTCAAGGGCATCGCGGCCGACCTCGAACTGCCCGACCTGCGCCAGCTCGATGGGCTCTTCAAAGGTCTGGAATGA
- the thiD gene encoding bifunctional hydroxymethylpyrimidine kinase/phosphomethylpyrimidine kinase, with protein sequence MPPPRVLTIAGSDSGGGAGIQADLKAMLANGVHGMSVLTAITAQNSRGVQGAWELPAEQVRAQFHSVVDDIGVDAVKTGMLASESMVRVVAELLRTLPDDVPVVVDPVSVSKHGDALLAADAMDAVRSEIVPLATVLTPNLTELGPVSGVELETLEDRETAAKVLMDAGATWVLVKGGHDVGTAAVDVLHGPGVRRSYSAVRADNRHTHGTGCTLASAIASYLARGYDVPGAVGAAKEYVTGAIAAGFALGDGIGPVDHAWRFRGSGS encoded by the coding sequence ATGCCGCCGCCAAGAGTGCTGACGATCGCCGGTTCCGACTCCGGTGGCGGAGCCGGAATCCAGGCGGACCTGAAGGCGATGCTCGCCAACGGCGTCCACGGCATGAGTGTGCTGACCGCGATCACCGCGCAGAACAGCCGCGGCGTACAGGGTGCCTGGGAGCTGCCCGCGGAGCAGGTGCGGGCGCAGTTCCACAGCGTCGTCGACGACATCGGGGTCGACGCGGTGAAGACGGGCATGCTGGCGTCGGAGTCGATGGTCCGCGTGGTGGCCGAGCTGCTGCGGACGCTGCCGGACGACGTACCGGTCGTGGTTGATCCGGTGTCGGTGTCCAAGCACGGCGACGCGCTGCTCGCCGCTGACGCGATGGACGCCGTGCGGTCCGAGATCGTTCCGTTGGCCACTGTGTTGACGCCGAACCTCACTGAGCTCGGCCCGGTGTCCGGGGTGGAGCTGGAGACGCTGGAAGACCGGGAGACCGCGGCAAAGGTGCTGATGGACGCCGGTGCGACCTGGGTACTGGTGAAAGGCGGCCACGACGTCGGTACGGCGGCCGTGGACGTGCTGCACGGTCCGGGCGTACGCCGGTCGTACAGTGCGGTCCGCGCCGACAACAGGCACACGCACGGCACTGGCTGCACGCTGGCCAGCGCCATCGCGTCGTACCTGGCTCGTGGGTACGACGTACCGGGAGCTGTCGGTGCCGCGAAGGAGTATGTGACCGGAGCGATCGCGGCCGGGTTCGCGCTCGGCGACGGCATCGGTCCGGTTGATCACGCATGGAGATTTCGAGGGAGTGGCAGTTGA
- a CDS encoding GNAT family N-acetyltransferase, translated as MDIRPYASTDLNQLIDLTIATFGPFYEDSFRPLVGDLIFTRQHGDWRGDYRKQLPGLHDPEQHKYVAVAEQGGVLAGYVAWHVDLSREHGTIELLAVGSEQRRSNLATSLCEHAFAALRAEGARYVEISTGGDAFHAPARAFYESLGCIKLPVAVYFREL; from the coding sequence ATGGACATTCGTCCGTACGCCAGCACCGACCTGAACCAGCTCATCGACCTGACCATCGCCACGTTCGGCCCGTTCTACGAGGATTCCTTCCGGCCGCTGGTCGGTGACCTGATCTTCACCCGCCAGCACGGCGACTGGCGCGGGGACTACCGCAAGCAGCTCCCCGGATTGCACGACCCCGAGCAGCACAAGTACGTCGCCGTGGCCGAGCAGGGCGGTGTACTAGCCGGGTACGTCGCCTGGCACGTCGACCTGAGTCGCGAGCACGGCACGATCGAGCTGCTCGCGGTCGGTAGCGAGCAGCGCCGGTCGAACCTCGCCACCAGTCTCTGTGAGCACGCCTTCGCGGCGCTGCGTGCCGAGGGCGCTCGGTACGTCGAGATCAGCACCGGCGGGGACGCGTTCCACGCCCCGGCCCGTGCGTTCTACGAGAGCCTCGGCTGCATCAAGCTCCCCGTGGCCGTGTACTTCAGAGAGCTTTAG
- a CDS encoding DUF3515 domain-containing protein, translating into MPRILFAALGLILLAGCSPGAAPVPVPSPAPDVAAACAGLVKALPAKILDAKRRDTSPESPLTAAYGDPPIEVTCGVAPPAGMAEAQSQCFEVNGVGWFAKQVENGYIFTTIGRALYVELAVPDKYSPEANALTDVAEVVHSHDKLVTPCT; encoded by the coding sequence ATGCCCAGAATCCTGTTCGCCGCGCTCGGCCTGATCCTGCTCGCCGGGTGCAGCCCCGGCGCCGCGCCGGTGCCGGTCCCCTCCCCCGCGCCCGACGTCGCTGCCGCCTGCGCGGGACTGGTCAAGGCGCTGCCGGCGAAGATCCTGGACGCGAAGCGCCGCGACACCAGCCCGGAGAGCCCGCTCACCGCCGCGTACGGCGATCCGCCGATCGAGGTGACCTGCGGGGTCGCCCCACCGGCCGGGATGGCCGAGGCCCAGTCGCAGTGCTTCGAGGTGAACGGCGTCGGCTGGTTCGCCAAGCAGGTCGAGAACGGGTACATCTTCACCACCATCGGGCGGGCGCTGTACGTCGAGCTCGCCGTCCCGGACAAGTACTCCCCCGAGGCGAACGCGCTGACCGACGTCGCGGAAGTTGTCCACAGTCACGACAAACTCGTCACTCCCTGCACCTGA
- a CDS encoding SMP-30/gluconolactonase/LRE family protein: MKVLLDGLGIPESARWHDGRLWFANWIDQQVVTVDAGGKVEYADAPAGRLMGWSIDWLPDGRMLMTGDKLRRFEPDGTVTVLAEQGANELVVDAQGNIYLNGADFDFAGGEAPKPGWIKLVTPDGRVRQVADDIQFPNGMVLTPDGRTLVIAESFAGRLTAFDVAPDGGLSNRRAYAENLGPDGICLDAEGAIWVQTGGTAVVRVAAGGEILDRVELSEDRAPFALTLADFDGPTLCILTAEWRTNDGITDNLTRLTTGPRTGQVLTTPAPAPPAAR; the protein is encoded by the coding sequence ATGAAGGTCCTCCTGGACGGCCTGGGGATTCCCGAGTCGGCACGCTGGCACGACGGCCGGCTGTGGTTCGCCAACTGGATCGACCAGCAGGTGGTGACTGTCGACGCCGGCGGCAAGGTGGAGTACGCCGATGCGCCGGCCGGACGCCTGATGGGCTGGTCGATCGACTGGTTGCCGGACGGCCGGATGCTCATGACCGGCGACAAGCTGCGCCGCTTCGAGCCCGACGGGACGGTCACGGTGCTCGCCGAGCAAGGGGCGAACGAACTCGTGGTGGATGCCCAGGGCAACATCTATCTGAACGGCGCCGACTTCGACTTCGCCGGTGGTGAAGCGCCGAAGCCCGGGTGGATCAAGCTGGTCACGCCCGACGGGCGGGTCCGGCAGGTCGCGGACGACATCCAGTTCCCGAACGGGATGGTACTCACGCCGGACGGCCGTACCTTGGTGATCGCCGAGTCGTTCGCCGGCCGGCTGACCGCGTTCGACGTCGCGCCGGACGGCGGCCTGTCGAACCGCCGGGCGTACGCCGAGAACCTCGGCCCGGACGGGATCTGCCTGGATGCCGAGGGCGCGATCTGGGTGCAGACCGGCGGTACGGCGGTCGTCCGGGTGGCCGCCGGCGGCGAGATCCTGGACCGCGTCGAGTTGTCCGAGGACCGGGCGCCGTTCGCGCTCACACTGGCCGACTTCGACGGCCCGACGCTCTGCATCCTCACCGCCGAGTGGCGAACGAACGACGGCATCACCGACAACCTCACCCGCCTCACCACCGGCCCCCGCACCGGCCAGGTCCTCACCACCCCAGCCCCCGCCCCACCAGCCGCCCGCTGA
- a CDS encoding MFS transporter: MTAGSAAAVDAGARGDEVRIGIALSAMGFVLAGLGACVAILARDLNEPTSRLTLLSSGFAIGLMLVAFAGPWLLRRWPVTTVLGFGSVICAVGAVLIAVGPTYAAVIGGGLLVGLGGALLVLVAPLMLNGPMADKRLSRVNAVASGVGILAPVTIGVLDGLGPSGRLAMLLAAPPLLYLALRTRRRQTAQPATAQDPVPVLIDSAPAVGLGRKWRRVGRRVVVDVGVGWLRVVLAVAVEFCFVVWAVARLVASGLPTATAALLGSSFPIGMAVGRAVGPIRWRGWSPVMPSGALAACGTLLVSLFDSPAVVALGLVVAGLGVAPLYPVTVAALVALPGLSSARLAAIGALASGTAILLAPAALAVLARVLDLRLAYLVTLPLIAVLFVLSRRSGRSSFV, translated from the coding sequence ATGACCGCCGGCTCGGCGGCCGCGGTGGACGCCGGGGCCCGCGGGGACGAGGTACGGATCGGAATCGCGCTGTCCGCGATGGGTTTCGTCCTGGCCGGGCTCGGCGCGTGCGTGGCGATCCTCGCCCGCGATCTGAACGAGCCGACCAGCCGGCTCACGCTGCTGTCATCGGGGTTCGCGATCGGGCTGATGCTGGTGGCGTTCGCCGGCCCGTGGTTGCTACGGAGGTGGCCGGTCACCACTGTCCTCGGGTTCGGGTCGGTTATCTGTGCGGTCGGTGCGGTGCTGATCGCAGTCGGTCCTACGTACGCCGCGGTGATCGGTGGCGGGCTGTTGGTCGGGTTGGGCGGTGCATTACTCGTGCTGGTTGCACCGCTGATGCTGAACGGTCCGATGGCTGACAAGCGGCTCAGCCGTGTCAACGCAGTCGCCAGTGGAGTCGGCATCCTCGCACCGGTCACCATCGGCGTACTGGACGGGCTGGGTCCATCCGGTCGGCTTGCAATGCTGCTTGCCGCGCCACCACTTCTGTACCTAGCTCTGCGCACCCGCCGACGACAAACAGCTCAGCCAGCAACCGCGCAGGACCCGGTCCCGGTGCTGATCGACTCCGCCCCAGCCGTAGGGCTGGGCCGGAAGTGGCGGCGCGTCGGACGGCGGGTAGTCGTGGATGTCGGAGTCGGGTGGCTGCGGGTGGTGCTGGCCGTCGCAGTCGAGTTCTGCTTCGTGGTCTGGGCAGTAGCGCGACTGGTGGCCTCCGGGCTGCCAACTGCCACAGCTGCGCTGCTCGGAAGCTCGTTCCCGATCGGCATGGCGGTTGGCCGGGCAGTAGGCCCGATCCGTTGGCGTGGCTGGTCGCCGGTGATGCCGTCTGGCGCGCTGGCAGCGTGCGGCACGCTGCTGGTCAGTCTGTTCGACTCCCCGGCCGTGGTCGCGCTCGGTCTGGTCGTGGCGGGCCTTGGCGTCGCTCCGCTCTACCCGGTGACGGTGGCGGCTCTGGTCGCTCTTCCAGGTCTCAGCTCAGCCCGCCTAGCCGCCATCGGCGCGCTGGCGTCGGGTACGGCGATCCTGCTCGCCCCCGCGGCCCTGGCCGTACTAGCCCGCGTACTGGACCTCCGACTGGCGTACCTGGTGACGCTCCCGCTGATCGCTGTTCTTTTCGTCCTCAGCCGTCGATCCGGTCGTTCCTCGTTCGTGTAG
- a CDS encoding HAD family hydrolase: MTPVAVLFDADGVLQRATFDWFARLGSLVPADSEAFIADLMAAERPALVGKGDFREALGDVLRRWNSASTVDEAFEPWTWFAAEPAAIELVGTLRTAGVQCHLATNQHAYRRAIMQDERGYGAWFDQTFYSCDLGLAKPDPAYFRAILSTIDVPASEVLFIDDSQANVAAAATVGLRAEAYDLSAGVPALRDLLRRYDLPV, translated from the coding sequence ATGACCCCTGTTGCTGTCCTGTTCGATGCCGACGGTGTGCTCCAGCGCGCCACCTTCGACTGGTTCGCCCGGCTGGGCTCGCTCGTACCCGCCGACTCCGAGGCGTTCATCGCCGATCTGATGGCGGCGGAGCGGCCGGCGCTGGTCGGGAAGGGTGACTTCCGGGAGGCGCTCGGCGACGTACTCCGCCGCTGGAACTCGGCGTCGACCGTCGACGAGGCGTTCGAGCCGTGGACCTGGTTCGCCGCGGAGCCCGCGGCGATCGAGCTGGTCGGCACGCTGCGTACCGCCGGCGTGCAGTGCCATCTGGCCACCAACCAGCACGCGTACCGGCGGGCGATCATGCAGGACGAGCGCGGGTACGGGGCCTGGTTCGACCAGACGTTCTACTCCTGCGACCTGGGCCTGGCCAAGCCGGATCCGGCGTACTTCCGCGCGATCCTGAGCACCATCGACGTACCGGCGTCGGAGGTCCTGTTCATCGACGACAGCCAGGCGAACGTGGCCGCCGCCGCGACCGTAGGCCTCCGCGCCGAGGCGTACGACCTGTCCGCCGGCGTCCCCGCGCTGCGGGACCTCCTCCGCCGGTACGACCTTCCGGTTTAG
- a CDS encoding DinB family protein, whose amino-acid sequence MSERPPVDGHCEQCGFDYGTGDLQGTVTLLIRQSADCSMALTKAAAGPDPKVVRLRPEPEVWSAIEYACHVRDVLEVQRLRIAQCLAEDRPVYAPMDRTGRVKQEKYEDQDPMEVAAALMRMAREFGAAARVLQPHELGKLGLYNYPVRAPRTLGWIIRHTAHEIQHHRHDIIEILAKVEPPIIPKPKPAPEDTPEEASAGEAAADGAPESGAGGSGGSTAEVSAD is encoded by the coding sequence TTGAGCGAGCGGCCCCCGGTCGACGGGCACTGCGAGCAGTGTGGCTTCGACTACGGCACCGGTGATCTGCAGGGGACCGTGACCCTGCTGATCCGCCAGTCGGCCGACTGCAGCATGGCACTGACCAAGGCAGCCGCCGGACCGGACCCGAAGGTCGTCCGGCTGCGGCCGGAGCCGGAGGTGTGGTCGGCGATCGAGTACGCGTGCCACGTGCGGGACGTACTCGAGGTGCAGCGGCTCCGGATCGCGCAGTGCCTGGCGGAGGACCGCCCGGTGTACGCGCCGATGGACCGGACCGGTCGGGTGAAGCAGGAGAAGTACGAGGACCAGGACCCGATGGAGGTCGCGGCCGCGCTGATGCGGATGGCGCGGGAGTTCGGCGCGGCGGCGCGGGTGCTGCAGCCGCACGAGCTGGGGAAGCTGGGGCTGTACAACTACCCGGTCCGGGCACCGCGCACGCTGGGCTGGATCATCCGGCACACCGCGCACGAGATCCAGCACCACCGCCACGACATCATCGAGATCCTGGCGAAGGTGGAGCCCCCGATCATCCCCAAACCCAAACCGGCCCCGGAAGACACACCAGAGGAAGCCTCAGCGGGAGAAGCTGCGGCAGACGGCGCGCCGGAGAGCGGGGCGGGCGGCTCAGGAGGTAGCACCGCCGAGGTTTCTGCCGACTAG
- a CDS encoding ROK family transcriptional regulator, giving the protein MTPVRRGQWQTAAEVLAQVARQPGITRAGVARALRLSTGSATEVTARLRDVQLLTEEPAPSRGRGRPTTLLRAHPEGPVVLALDLRQSNWRSAVVALDGSLADHQYKRHRSRRAQVVLNNLRRQVEQTQEQYGVRLQMVSLAVPGTVRDNHLLQAPTLEWTELDLTAVAGELPLLAGNDATLSGVAEARTGAAAGAGTAVHLIIEVGIGGTLLIDGVPAHGASGAGGEYGHMPFGERGRACPCGARGCWDLEIDGRALARRLGEPTPDDPVSYTEAVLRRTDRAARAAIAHVVSALASGIAGLVNAHDPDVVTIGGLAIPLRDAAPEVFDEAYRGGLMTFHRGAPPPVLAATHQVDGPLRGAAALALDQLTSEPSIAAWATHH; this is encoded by the coding sequence ATGACTCCAGTGCGGCGGGGGCAGTGGCAGACGGCTGCTGAGGTCCTGGCTCAGGTTGCCCGCCAGCCGGGGATCACGCGGGCTGGTGTGGCGCGGGCGCTGCGGTTGAGCACCGGGTCGGCCACGGAGGTGACTGCCCGGCTACGCGACGTACAACTGCTTACTGAGGAACCTGCTCCGAGTCGTGGGCGTGGTCGGCCGACTACGTTGCTGCGGGCGCATCCGGAAGGACCTGTGGTGCTCGCGCTCGACCTGCGACAGAGCAACTGGCGGAGTGCCGTCGTGGCATTGGACGGGTCGCTGGCGGACCACCAGTACAAGCGGCATCGGAGTCGGCGCGCTCAGGTGGTACTGAACAACCTGCGCCGACAGGTGGAGCAGACACAAGAGCAGTACGGCGTACGGCTCCAGATGGTGAGTTTGGCCGTACCAGGCACTGTCCGCGACAACCACCTGCTGCAGGCGCCGACACTGGAGTGGACCGAGCTGGACCTGACCGCTGTTGCCGGCGAGCTTCCACTCCTCGCCGGCAACGACGCGACGCTGAGTGGGGTGGCCGAAGCGCGGACCGGCGCGGCAGCTGGAGCTGGTACGGCGGTGCATCTCATCATCGAGGTAGGGATCGGCGGGACATTACTCATCGACGGTGTCCCGGCGCACGGCGCATCTGGTGCGGGCGGTGAGTACGGGCATATGCCGTTCGGGGAGCGCGGGCGTGCTTGTCCGTGTGGCGCGCGTGGATGCTGGGATCTGGAGATCGACGGGCGCGCGTTGGCTCGGCGGCTTGGTGAGCCGACTCCGGATGATCCGGTCAGCTACACCGAGGCGGTGCTGCGGCGTACTGACCGGGCTGCTCGGGCGGCAATTGCCCACGTGGTGTCGGCGCTGGCTTCGGGGATCGCGGGTCTGGTCAATGCGCACGACCCTGACGTCGTGACGATCGGTGGGCTGGCGATCCCGTTGCGGGATGCCGCGCCGGAGGTGTTCGACGAGGCGTACCGGGGTGGGTTGATGACGTTCCACCGCGGTGCGCCGCCGCCGGTGCTGGCCGCGACGCATCAGGTGGACGGACCGCTCCGTGGAGCGGCCGCGCTGGCCCTGGACCAGCTCACCAGCGAGCCGTCCATCGCCGCCTGGGCCACCCACCACTAG
- a CDS encoding YciI family protein, translated as MKYMILTYASQQDYDGMAGKDSGKPAWQPEDFAAMGAFMEKFNNDLIESGELVETRALAAPVLTRRFGSKNGQSVVTDGPYAETQEVLAGYWIVECESFDRATEIAAGLADTPAPEAVRATAYADIRPLVEGRDELVG; from the coding sequence ATGAAGTACATGATCCTGACGTACGCGTCGCAGCAGGACTACGACGGCATGGCGGGGAAGGACTCCGGAAAGCCGGCCTGGCAGCCGGAGGACTTCGCGGCGATGGGCGCGTTCATGGAGAAGTTCAACAACGACCTGATCGAGTCCGGCGAGCTGGTGGAGACGCGTGCGCTGGCCGCGCCTGTCCTGACCCGGCGGTTCGGGTCGAAGAACGGGCAGTCGGTGGTCACCGACGGGCCGTACGCGGAGACCCAGGAAGTGCTCGCGGGGTACTGGATCGTCGAGTGCGAGTCCTTCGACCGGGCCACCGAGATCGCGGCCGGGCTGGCGGACACGCCGGCACCGGAGGCTGTCCGCGCGACGGCGTACGCGGACATCCGCCCGCTCGTCGAGGGTCGCGACGAGCTGGTGGGCTGA